In Oncorhynchus kisutch isolate 150728-3 linkage group LG5, Okis_V2, whole genome shotgun sequence, a genomic segment contains:
- the cdadc1 gene encoding cytidine and dCMP deaminase domain-containing protein 1: MATTDTVQSNQYLKPTCAASCNCKGYRDVREASTQTDTKVQGHGPRLSKVNLFTLLSLWMELFPKEEPEDINQNDFTRGTGLVVVRDQRVVGLHCSGPELHVGQVAVIRHGPRLAASDLYFSRRPCATCLKMLINAGVSRISFWPGDPEMSLLAVRPNGTDSISQEAMLDAIASEKLKSNSRPHISVVVQPVAPGLQQFVEETSRGCDFMERVSGDDPELDAGDFYWKQRRRNLDTFSEEFLIPHEQCHRDILTKIGLENFCMEPYFSNLRQNMRELVGVLASVAASVPLLQHGFYRKDSQPATSEQPQPQGVSQEIARHCIVQARLLAYRTEDPKVGVGAVIWAEGKSGGCDGTGRLYLVGCGYNAYPVGSEYGQYPQMDTKQQDRQRRKYRYIIHAEQNALTFRSEEIREEENTMLFVTKCPCDECVPLIRGAGIKQIYTTDLDSGKDKGDISYLRFHSLQGVLKFIWQKSSLARRASEHAGPHLANGCVRKHVRQPEQALQSNKRLRLATNPDLSPVC, from the exons atgGCAACGACGGATACTGTACAGTCGAACCAATATTTGAAACCAACCTGTGCCGCTTCATGCAACTGTAAAGGATATCGCGATGTAAGGGAAGCCAGCACACAAACCGACACCAAAGTACAAG GTCATGGACCCAGGCTGTCCAAGGTTAACCTCTTCACCCTGCTGAGTTTATGGATGGAACTTTTCCCCAAGGAGGAACCAGAAGACATAAACCAGAATGACTTT ACGCGGGGTACAGGCCTGGTGGTGGTTCGGGACCAGAGGGTGGTGGGTCTCCACTGCTCCGGTCCAGAGCTCCACGTGGGGCAGGTAGCTGTGATCAGACACGGGCCCAGGCTGGCTGCCTCAGACCTCTACTTCTCTAGGAGACCCTGCGCTACCTGCCTCAAGATGCTTATCAATG CTGGGGTGAGCCGCATCTCCTTCTGGCCTGGTGACCCTGAGATGAGTCTGCTAGCGGTCAGGCCTAATGGGACGGACTCCATTTCCCAGGAGGCCATGCTGGACGCCATTGCATCCGAGAAGCTGAAGTCCAACAGCCGGCCCCACATCAGTGTGGTGGTGCAGCCCGTGGCCCCTGGCCTGCAGCAGTTTGTGGAGGAGACCTCTAGGGGGTGTGACTTCATGGAGAGGGTGTCGGGGGACGACCCCGAATTGGACGCTGGGGACTTCTACTGGAAGCAGAGGAGACGGAACCTGGACACTTTCTCCGAAGAGTTCCTAATCCCACACGAACAGTGCCACCGTGACATTCTCACCAAAATAG GTCTGGAGAACTTTTGCATGGAGCCGTACTTCTCCAACCTGCGTCAGAACATGAGGGAGCTGGTTGGGGTTCTGGCCTCAGTAGCTGCTAGTGTGCCTCTTCTCCAGCATGGCTTCTACAGGAAGGACTCCCAGCCTGCAACCTCTGAGCAGCCCCAGCCTCAGGGGGTGTCCCAGGAAATTGCCAGACACTGCATCGTACAGGCCAGACTGTTGGCCTACAGAACAG AGGACCCTAAGGTTGGGGTTGGTGCTGTCATTTGGGCAGAAGGGAAATCG GGTGGTTGTGATGGCACGGGGCGGCTGTACCTGGTGGGTTGTGGGTACAACGCCTACCCAGTGGGCTCAGAGTACGGACAGTACCCCCAGATGGACACCAAACAGCAGGACCGCCAGAGGAGGAAGTACCGCTACATCATCCACGCTGAGCAGAACGCACTCACCTTCAG GAGTGAAGAGATCCGCGAGGAGGAGAACACCATGCTGTTTGTGACTAAGTGTCCGTGTGATGAGTGTGTCCCTCTGATCCGAGGAGCTGGGATCAAGCAGATCTACACCACTGACCTGGACAGCGGCAAAGACAAGGGAGACATCTCCTACCTCAGATTCCACAGCCTCCAAGGAGTCCTGAAGTTCATT TGGCAGAAGTCCTCTCTGGCCAGGAGAGCCTCTGAACATGCTGGTCCTCATCTAGCCA